The Pirellulales bacterium genome contains a region encoding:
- the holA gene encoding DNA polymerase III subunit delta translates to MPDATSAFEFLAREKTPAVPPLCVLFGDEPLLMRESLDRLRAAVLTGDDGELSFTALDGNQAELREVLDELATVSMFGGGRRMVALAGADKFVSQHRQALEDYCQQPRPLSVLVLEVQSWPANTRLYKRLAESGLQVNCNLPGNRFGDIDEESVIKWLAVRAEKQYQAHLDPEAAELLLEIVGPQLGRLDQELAKLSLLAGSEKHRKITRPLVQHAVGGWRAKTAWAMIEAALDGQAATALVELDRLLLAGEEPIALLAMMSGSLRRMAAATRLVEHAELQRRRISLPEALREAGVTPKKFVLDKTERQLRQIGRDRAKHIYRWLLEADLALKGSSSSGDKPRLVLEQLIVRLSRILAPASAARLKPTPVSVP, encoded by the coding sequence ATGCCTGATGCCACCAGCGCCTTTGAATTTCTGGCTCGCGAAAAAACGCCGGCTGTGCCCCCCCTGTGCGTGTTGTTTGGCGACGAGCCGCTGCTGATGCGCGAATCGCTGGATCGCTTGCGGGCCGCTGTATTAACCGGCGACGATGGCGAATTATCGTTCACCGCGTTGGATGGCAACCAGGCCGAGTTGCGCGAAGTGCTCGACGAACTGGCCACGGTTTCGATGTTCGGCGGCGGGCGGCGGATGGTGGCGCTCGCCGGGGCCGACAAGTTCGTCAGCCAGCACCGCCAGGCGCTGGAAGATTACTGCCAACAGCCGCGGCCTTTATCAGTGCTGGTGTTGGAAGTTCAGTCTTGGCCGGCCAACACCCGCTTGTACAAACGTCTGGCGGAAAGCGGCTTGCAAGTGAACTGCAATTTGCCGGGCAATCGGTTTGGAGATATCGATGAAGAATCCGTCATAAAATGGCTGGCAGTCCGGGCGGAAAAGCAATATCAAGCGCATCTGGACCCTGAGGCTGCGGAATTACTACTGGAGATTGTCGGACCGCAATTGGGGCGTTTAGATCAGGAGTTGGCCAAGTTGTCGCTCCTGGCGGGAAGCGAAAAACATCGAAAAATCACCCGCCCATTGGTGCAGCACGCCGTGGGCGGCTGGCGGGCGAAAACCGCCTGGGCCATGATCGAGGCCGCCCTGGACGGACAGGCCGCAACGGCCCTGGTGGAGCTCGACCGCCTGCTGTTGGCCGGCGAAGAGCCGATTGCCTTGCTGGCCATGATGAGCGGTTCGCTCCGCCGGATGGCGGCCGCCACCCGGCTGGTCGAACACGCTGAGTTGCAACGCCGCCGCATTTCACTGCCCGAAGCGCTGCGCGAAGCCGGCGTAACGCCCAAAAAGTTCGTGCTCGATAAAACCGAACGGCAATTACGACAGATCGGCCGCGACCGCGCCAAGCACATCTATCGCTGGCTGCTGGAGGCCGATTTAGCGTTAAAAGGTTCCAGTTCTTCTGGCGATAAGCCCCGCCTGGTGCTGGAGCAACTGATTGTGCGGCTCTCGCGGATTCTTGCCCCCGCTTCGGCGGCTAGATTGAAACCCACACCCGTTTCCGTGCCTTAA
- a CDS encoding BBP7 family outer membrane beta-barrel protein — protein MTAYRAWTAMVGVLCLSGTALAQTNYLEANDPYGVRLTRLDYSTQPSLNYSGASGGQPVVGTPASARMQAPATAPQAPPDNTSSSGAAASCDTCNSCGGSYENALHNCGWGDECGCNLPSCCCNDHWYAYAGGLTMGRTVANRNWTTYDTANNAHQLLYFPGANWGGGVDTRIGYWFGCGCCGDPCSCSNSCGPTGRFGVEADYWGVWGMNGNALLTNSTFSLGTVQDDSGVSFGTNPATDWYDNRTGSPVTAVRLSRNDDINNVEVNFLYMPCCEACNRFQVTALAGIRYFNFRDNLTWDQFTAVPPAGSTSDEAIINANVTNNLVGFQLGAYLNYQICSRWSVFAAPKIGIYGNHITGYNAMALSDGTQATFDANGDVLHFNNSANVFSMLGSIDVGFNWAFSSNWSFIGGYRVVGVSGVALADNQIPQFFADEAGWKTIKTNGDLIVDGAFAGLECRF, from the coding sequence ATGACTGCCTATCGTGCTTGGACTGCGATGGTGGGCGTGTTGTGCCTGTCGGGCACGGCACTGGCTCAAACTAATTATCTCGAGGCGAATGACCCCTACGGCGTGCGCCTGACCCGGCTGGATTACTCAACACAGCCTTCCTTAAATTATAGCGGGGCCTCGGGGGGCCAACCGGTCGTTGGCACCCCGGCCAGTGCCCGCATGCAGGCGCCGGCCACTGCTCCCCAAGCGCCTCCGGACAACACTTCCAGCAGCGGCGCTGCAGCGAGCTGCGACACTTGCAATTCTTGTGGCGGTAGTTACGAAAACGCCTTGCACAATTGCGGCTGGGGCGACGAATGTGGTTGCAACCTGCCTTCCTGCTGCTGCAACGATCATTGGTACGCTTATGCGGGTGGCCTGACCATGGGCCGCACGGTCGCGAATCGAAACTGGACCACCTACGATACGGCAAACAACGCGCATCAATTGCTCTACTTCCCTGGCGCGAATTGGGGCGGCGGCGTGGATACCCGCATCGGTTACTGGTTCGGCTGCGGCTGCTGCGGCGATCCGTGCAGTTGCTCAAATTCGTGCGGACCCACCGGTCGTTTCGGCGTTGAAGCCGATTACTGGGGCGTGTGGGGCATGAACGGCAACGCCTTGCTCACGAACAGCACCTTTTCGCTCGGCACGGTGCAGGACGACAGCGGGGTTTCCTTCGGCACGAATCCGGCCACTGATTGGTATGACAACCGGACCGGCAGTCCTGTGACGGCCGTGCGGCTGTCGCGCAACGACGACATCAATAACGTGGAAGTCAACTTCCTGTATATGCCTTGCTGCGAAGCGTGCAACCGCTTCCAGGTGACCGCTCTGGCCGGCATCCGCTACTTCAACTTCCGCGACAACTTGACCTGGGATCAGTTCACGGCGGTTCCGCCAGCAGGCAGCACCAGCGATGAGGCGATTATCAACGCCAACGTGACGAACAACTTGGTTGGTTTCCAGCTCGGTGCGTACTTAAACTACCAGATTTGCAGCCGCTGGAGCGTGTTTGCTGCTCCCAAGATTGGCATCTATGGCAATCACATCACGGGTTACAACGCGATGGCCTTGTCCGATGGCACGCAAGCGACGTTTGACGCCAACGGAGATGTCCTGCACTTCAACAACTCGGCGAATGTGTTTTCGATGTTGGGTTCGATCGACGTAGGTTTCAACTGGGCGTTTAGTTCCAATTGGAGCTTCATCGGTGGTTACCGTGTGGTAGGGGTCAGCGGCGTGGCCTTGGCCGACAACCAGATTCCGCAATTCTTTGCTGACGAGGCTGGCTGGAAGACCATCAAGACCAACGGCGACCTGATTGTGGATGGTGCGTTTGCAGGTCTGGAATGCCGGTTCTAA
- the eda gene encoding bifunctional 4-hydroxy-2-oxoglutarate aldolase/2-dehydro-3-deoxy-phosphogluconate aldolase, whose product MPQANDLDRILRCGIVAVLRAPRGELLAEVAEALLAGGVEAIEVTFTVPHALQVIEQVADRLGDKLVLGAGTVLDAETARAAILAGAQFIVSPTLNLQVVELCRRYSRVVMPGALTPTEILTAWQAGADIVKVFPSDLTGPGYLKAVLAPLPQVRLMPTGGVNLQTAADFLKAGACALGIGSSLVDPQAVAKREFAKITDLARKYVEIVRQVRGA is encoded by the coding sequence ATGCCTCAAGCGAACGATTTGGATCGAATTCTCCGCTGCGGAATCGTGGCGGTGTTGCGTGCCCCCCGTGGCGAATTGCTGGCCGAAGTGGCCGAGGCTCTGCTGGCCGGCGGCGTCGAGGCCATTGAAGTCACCTTCACCGTTCCGCATGCCCTGCAGGTTATAGAGCAAGTGGCGGACCGTTTGGGCGACAAACTGGTATTGGGCGCCGGCACCGTGTTAGATGCCGAAACGGCCCGGGCCGCCATTTTGGCCGGGGCTCAATTTATCGTCTCTCCCACGTTGAATTTGCAAGTTGTTGAGCTCTGCCGCCGCTACAGCCGGGTGGTGATGCCGGGCGCTTTAACGCCGACCGAAATTCTTACCGCCTGGCAAGCTGGCGCTGATATCGTGAAAGTTTTTCCATCCGATCTTACAGGACCAGGTTATCTGAAGGCGGTGCTGGCCCCGCTGCCACAAGTCCGGCTGATGCCCACCGGCGGCGTCAATTTGCAGACCGCCGCCGATTTTCTCAAAGCCGGCGCGTGTGCCCTGGGCATTGGCAGTTCATTGGTGGATCCGCAGGCCGTTGCCAAGCGCGAATTTGCGAAGATCACCGACCTGGCCCGCAAGTACGTGGAAATTGTTCGACAAGTCCGCGGCGCATAA